The Streptomyces sp. NBC_00775 genome includes the window TCTCGGGGCGCATCTTCTCGACGAGGGCGCGGTTCTCGGCGTATCCGATGTGCAGATCGCTGATGGCCAGCAGGTTCCCATGACCGCCGTCTGTCGACCGCACCCGCGACACCCCCAAGGAAGACGAATGGGAACACAAGAACACATCCGCCCCCACGGGACAAGAAGGGCCCGCCGCCGCCCCGCGCCCGGTCCGCCGTGCCGGTACTCTGGCCCTCGCCCCGGTCCCCCGTGGCCCGCTCCCCGGCATCCGTACCCCCTCGCCGGGTGTTTCCGGGAATCCGTAACACGCCCGTAGCAGCACAGGGGCCCCACGCCCCTTATGATCGCCCCAACACGGCCGCCAGGAACCTGCTTTGGCGTACGGCGGCTTGGTGTTCCTCCCACTCCCCTGGCCGGGCACGGCCTGCTCCGCCGTGCCCGCGAACCGTGAAAGGTGGCCTGTATGGGCTCTCGCGTACGCGTCTGGCTCAACCGCACGTACGCGGAGAACGTGTTCTTCATGGATCAGCTGCGAAGTAATCCGCAGCATCGCGCGGTCGAGATCCATGCGACGCACGGCGATGCCGACTCCCCCGTCCTGGCCGCCGCCGACGTGGCCTCCATGGAGCCCGAGGGCCTGTCCCCGCGCGCGTATGTCGAGTACGCCCTCGACCACTGCGCCCGCCACTCCATCGACGTGTTCGTGCCGGTCCTGCACCAGGCCGCGATCGTCGCGCAGCGGGCGGAGTTCGCCGCGCTCGGTACGGCCCTGCTGGCGCCGCCCGCCGAAGCCGTGGCCGTCTTCCAGGACAAGGTCACCGCCTATGAGGCGGTCCAGACGGTGGGTGTGCCGGTACCGCCGTGGTGGCGGGTGCGCACCGAGGATGAGCTGGTCACGGCGGTCGAGGCGCTGGAGGCCGCGGGCCACAAGGCGTGCTTCAAGCCGGCGTCGGGGGCGGGCGGGGTGGGCTTCCGCGTCATCACGCGCGCCCCCTTCTCGCTCAATCACCTCAACGGATTTCCCAGTCCGTACGTGCCGCTCGATCTGGTCGTGGAGGCGCTGCGCGCGGCCGACCAGCCCGTCGACTGGCTGGTGATGCCGCGCCTGGAGCAGCCGGAGGTGTCCGTCGACTGCCTCACCGGCCCCGACGGCCGGATCCGCATGGCGGTGGGCCGCACCAAGAACGGGCGCCGCCGCGGGTTCACGCTTCACCCGTCCTGGATCGAGCCCGCGCGCCTGCTCGCGGAGAAGTTCGCACTGCACTACCTGACGAACATCCAGTTCCGCATGTACGGCGACGAGCCGGTCCTCATGGACGTCAACACCCGTCCGGCCGGCGGACTGCACCAGCTCGCCCAGTGCGGCGTCAACGCCCCTTGGGCTGCCGTGCAGTTGGCGCTCGGCGAGGAGACGGGCGAGGTGGTCCCGCCGTTCCTCGGGCAGGACTACACGGTGGTCTCGGGCCCGCGTCCGGTGCGCGCGGTGTCGCTGCCGCACCAGCGGGCCGACACTCCCGCGCCGGCACTGCCCGCCGTGCCCGCGCAGGCCACGGAACCCGCGCCCGGCCCTGTCACCGAGCCCGAGCCCGCCCCCGCGACGGAGAACGCCTCCGCCACCGCCGCCATCGCACCCGCCTAGTCCCACCCCCACCCGACTACCGGTCTGGACCAATTTCCGCTCAGCGTCTTGACAGCGGGATTGGTCCATACCAACTTGGTTGCGCACCTCTCAGCACTCCCGAACACCCCCATTTCTTCAGGGAGATCGCGTGCGCATCACATATCTCAGACGTTCCAGACATCGTTTCCTCGCCCTCCTCGGCACCGCCGCCCTGGCCCTGGCCGGGGCGGTCGCCCTCCCCGGCACGGCCCAGGCGGCCAACATCCTGACCAACCCCGGCTTCGAGTCGGGCAGCCTCTCCCCCTGGACGTGCACCGGGAACCTGGGCTCGGTCGTCTCCAGTCCCGTGCACGGCGGCTCCAAGGCCCTTGCGGGGGCGGTGAGTTCGAGTGACAACGCCCAGTGCAGCCAGACCGTCGCGGTGCAGCCGAACACGGCGTACACCCTCTCGGGCTGGGTGCGCGGCAGCTATGTGTACCTGGGCGTGGACGGCGGTGCCTCGAACTGGACGACGTCCCCGTCGGCGTACAGCCAGCTCAGCGTGTCCTTCACGACCGGTGCCTCGCAGACCAGCGCCAAGATCTACGTCCACGGCTGGTACGCGCAGGGCACCTACTACGCCGACGACATCAGCCTGGACGGGCCCGGCGGCAGCTCCGACACCCAGGCTCCCACCACACCCACGAACCTGACCTCCACCGGCAAGACCTCCTCCAGCGTCTCGCTGTCGTGGGGCGCGTCGAGCGACAACGTCGGCGTGAGCGCCTACGACATCTACAGCGGCTCGAACCAGGTGCTCAGTGTGTCGGGCACGAGCGCGACCGTCAGCGGGCTGTCGGCCAGCACCGCCTACACGTTCACCGTCAAGGCGCGCGACGCGGCCGGGAACACCTCGGCGGCCTCGAACTCCGTGAGTGTCACGACGGACGCGGGCAGCGGGGGCGGCACCGGCTTCAAGCAGGCCGCGCCCTATCTCTACGAAGGCTGGGGCGACCCGCCGAGCCCGACCACGGTGATGAGCGCGACCGGCATCAAGTGGTTCACGATGGCGTTCATGCTGGACTCCGGCGGCTGCACCCCCGCCTGGGACGGCAGCCGCGCCCTCACCGGCGGCGTCGACCAGACCGCCATCAACCAGATCCGCTCCGCGGGCGGTGACATCGTCCCGTCGTTCGGCGGCTGGCAGGGCAGCAAGCTCGGCGCCAACTGCTCCTCGGCGAGCGCTCTCGCCGGTGCGCTGCAGAAGGTGATCGACGCCTACGGCCTCAAGGCGATCGACATGGACATCGAGAACACGGACGAGTTCGAGAACGAGGCCGTCCAGGCGAAGATCCTGACCGCGCTGAAGACCGTCAAGGCCAACAACCCGGGCCTGAAGACGATCGTCACCTTCGGCACCTCGACGACCGGCCCGACCTACTACGGCAACCGTCTCATCGAGCAGGCGCAGTCGCTGAACGCGGGCATCGACGTCTTCACGATCATGCCGTTCGACTTCGGCGGCGGCTCCGACATGTACGGCAACACCGTCAACGCCGCCGAGGGCCTGAAGACCAAGCTGAAGTCGACCTTCGGGTGGGACGACGCCACGGCCTACTCCCACATCGGCATCTCCGGGATGAACGGTCTCAGTGACCAGCAGGAGAACACCACTCCGGCGATCTGGACTTCGATCCGCGACTGGTCGAACTCGCACCACATCGCCCGACTCGCCTTCTGGTCGGTCAACCGCGACCGGCCCTGCCCGGGCGGCGGCGTGGTGAGCAACTGCTCCGGCATCAGCCAGAACAACTGGCAGTTCACGTCCATCAACGCCGGGTTCACCGGCTGACGGACGACCGAAACGGAGTGCGTCGGCGCGGTGGGCCGTCCGGGACATCCGGGCGGCCCACCGCAGCCTCGCGCCCGCCGCCGGCCGGCGGCGCCGGGCCAGCTACGCTGCCGACGATGACGACTCCCTCCACCGACAGCACCCCGCCCCGCGCCCTCCTCGGCACCTGGCCCACCCCGCTCGAACCCGCTCCCCGGCTGGCCCGTGCGCTCGGTCTGGGCCCGGACGACCTGTGGGTCAAGCGCGACGATCTGACCGGCCTGGGCGGCGGCGGCAACAAGGTCCGCAAGCTGGAGTGGACCTGCGGGGCGGCCCTGGCCGAGGGCGCCACCACCCTGGTGACCACCGGCGCGCCGCAGAGCAACCACGCACGGCTGACCGCGGCGGCGGGCGCCCGGCTGGGGCTCCGCGTCGTGCTCGTGCTCGCCGGAGAACCGGGAGCCTCCGCGTCCGGCAACCTCGCGCTGGACGGGCTCTTCGGCGCCGGCGTCGTCTGGGCGGGCGACAGCGGCGAGCGGCTGGCGTCGCGGGCCCAGGAGGTGGTCGAGGAGCTGAGGGGGCGAGGTGAGGTTCCGGCGCTCATCCCGTTCGGGGGATCCAGCGCGCTCGGTGCCCGCGGCTATGTCGAGTGTGCGCGCGAACTCGACGATCAAGTACCCGACTTGGCGACGGTCGTCGTCGCGCTCGGCTCGGGCGGCACCATGGCGGGACTCGTCGCGCACCTCGGCGGCTCCCGTGTGCTGGGCGTGCACGTCGGCGCCGTCGCCGAACCCGCGCGGACCGTGGCCGAGCTGACCTCCGAGCTGTCCGGCAAGCGCTGTGCTCCGAAGGAACTGCGGGTCCGGCTCGACCGGGTCGGCGAGGGCTACGGCACGCTCACCGAACCCGTCATGAGCGCCCTGACCCTCGCCGCCCGCACCGAGGGCATCGTCCTCGACCCGATCTACACGGGGCGGGCGATGGCGGGGCTGGCCGCGGCCGTCGAGGACGGCGACATCACCCCCGGACAGCGCACCGTCTTCCTGCACACCGGCGGTCTGCCCGGACTCTTCGGCCACCCCGCGACGCTCGCACGAGCGGAGGCCGGCCTCCTCGGCGGGTGACGCCGCCGGCCGGACCGCGCCGCCGGTCAGACCGCCGGGTACCCCCAGACACGCGCCAACTCGGCGAGCCTGGGCGGCAGTTCAACCGTCGGATCGGCGCTGCGGGCGGGCTGCACTCGCCCCGACTTGATGGTGTCGCTCCAGTCGCCGAGCTGGGGACGGAAGGTGCCGTGGTCCTGGGAGCCGTAGTCGAGCATGGCGGGCTCCCAGGGGACGCCGAGGTGGTCGCAGATGCCGCGGGTGGTCGCCTCCGGGTCGGCGGTGAGCTGTTCGTACGTGATCACGTGGGCGTCGAGGTTCTGGCGGGCCTCTTCGAGCTTCTCGCTGTAGTCGAGGACCTCGGCACGGATGGCGTCGAGGTCGGGGTCCGTACGCCGGTTCGTCAGCGAGTCGATGACCGCGCCCGGGTGGCGCAGCAGCACGATGTAGCGGGCGCCCGGCCAACATCGGTGCAGACGGGGCCAGACGAGGGTGTTCGGCGGGGTCTTGTCGACGATGATCCGCTTGCCGCTGCGGGTGAGTTCGAGGTGCAGCAGCCGGTCCCACAGGGCGTGTTCCAGCTCGTCCTTGTCGAGTTCGAGCGCCCGCATGGCGTCGGCCGTGAAGTCGCGCGACAAGTGCACGTGGACGGTGCGCAGATGCATCTCGTGCGGGGCGCGGATCTGGCTGTGGCTGTTGAGCAGGACCCGCAGCAGGGTCGAGCCGGAGCGCACGGAGGAGAGCACGAAGACGGGCGAGTCCACCAGACGCGGGGCGCGCGGGGCGACGTACAGCCGCTCGGCGGAGGTTTCGGGAGTCCCCGGAGTTCCTGGAGTCCCCGGAGTTCCGGCGGTTCCGGGGTTCCTGGGTGACGGCACGGCGTCCAGCGTGCGCCGCGGCGGACGCACCGCCTCCGCCATCAGCCTCCCCCGACGCCTCAGCCCCTTGCCGATCGCGGACATATGCGGGTCTCGCACCGTGACACCTCTTTCTCGTCGTTCCCCCGCATCACAAGGGGGAACGGCGAACTCCAGGTGTCACGCAGAAGACGGGCCGTGGTCACGACGGGCGCCAAACCCGCCGTGACCAGGCTTCTTACCGCTTCCTTAATTCTTCGTGGGAAGTGCGGTCACCCTCACGCACGGCAGGGTCACTTCTTCTCCACGGCCAGGCGCAGCGTCTGCACCTCGAAGGGCCGCAGCGTGACCGGGACCGCGTTCCCGTCCGTCTCCGCCTCCGCGAGCGGGCGCTCCAGGAGGTCGGTCACCTGGGCCCCGGCGAGCGGGAAGCCGGTGAGGAGGGTGCCCTCCGCGCGACCGCCCCGGGACTCGTAGAGGCGTACGACGACATCGCCCGAGGCGTCGTCGGCGAGCTTGACCGCCTCGATGGTCACGCCCTCGCCGTCGACGGAGACGACGGGCTCGACCGGACCGGCCGAATCGGCCACCCGCAACGGCAGGTTGAGCGCGTAACCCTCCGCGACCGCGTCCTCGATGGTCGCCCCCGGCAGGAGGGAGTAGGTGAAGCGGTGCTTGCCCTGGTCGGCCTCGGGGTCGGGCACGCGCGGGGCGCGCACCAGAGAGAGCCGGACGGTCGTCGTCGTACCGCCGTCCTCGCGGACCGTGCGGGAGACGTCGTGGCCGTACGTCGAGTCGTTGATGACCGCGACGCCGTAGCCCGGTTCGCCGATGTGCACCCAGCGGTGGCCGTACACCTCGAAGCGGGCCGCCTCCCAGCTGGTGTTGGTGTGGGTGGGCCGCTGGACATGGCCGAACTGGATCTCGGCGGAGGAGTGCGGGGCCCGGATGTCCACCGGGAACGCGGCCTTGAGGAACTTCTCGGCCTCGTGCCAGTCGATGTCGGTCTCGACGTCGATACGGGCGCTGCCGGCCCGGACGGTGATCGTCTGGACGATCTTCGAGCCCTTGCCGAACGACCGCTCCACGCGGATCGCGCCGAGCAGGGGGTCCTGGTCGACGACCGTAATCGAGTCGGCGTCCAGGAGGTCCGTGTACCGGTTCTTGTAGTGCTTGTCGACGTCCCAGGCGTCCCAGTAGTTGGGCAGGTCGGTGTGCAGCCGGAGCAGGTTGCCCTTGTCGGCGAGGACTTCGCGGTTCGCCTTGAGGTCGCGTACGGAGGCCAGGGTCCCGTCCTCGGCCAACTCCACGCGGACGAGACCGTTTTCGAGGACGCGGCCGGTCACGGTCACCGCTTGCGGCGGTTCGGCGACGCCCAGGAGCGCGCTGCCGTTCGCCGGGACCTCGGTGTACATGGGAACGCCCACCGAGGTCCGTACCACCTCGGCCCGGTCGCACGGGCTGGTGTTGAAGACCCGCGTCTCCCCGGAGCCCAGCGCGGCCACGGCCTCGGCGGTGAGCGCCTCGACCTCCTCGGCGACGCGCGCGTACTCCGCCTCGGCCTCCCGGTGCACCCAGGCGATCGAGGACCCCGGCAGGATGTCGTGGAACTGGTGGAGCAGAACCGTCTTCCAGAGCCGGTCGAGCTTCTCGTACGGGTAGGTGTAGCCCGGCGCGTGCAGCGCGGCCGTCGTGGCCCACAACTCGGCCTCGCGGAGCTTGTGTTCGCTGCGCCGGTTGCCCTGCTTGGTGCGGGCCTGCGAGGTGTAGGTCGCGCGGTGCAGCTCCAGGTAGAGCTCGCCGACCCAGACCGGGGCGTCCGGGTACTCCGCGCGGGCGGCCGCGAAGAAGGCGTCCGGATGCTCGACGACGACCTTCGCCGAGCCCTCCAGGTCCGCGAGTCTGCGCGCCCGTTCCATGATCTCGCGGGTGGGACCGCCACCGCCGTCGCCCCAGCCGAAGGGGGCGAGCGAGCGGGTGCCGCGGCCCTTGTCGGCGTAGTTCTTCACGGCGCGGGCCATCTCGACGCCGCTGAAGCGGGCGTTGTAGGTGTCGACGGGCGGGAAGTGGGTGAAGATGCGGGTGCCGTCGATGCCCTCCCACCAGAAGGTGTGGTGGGGCAGCTTGTTGGTCTGGTTCCAGGACAGCTTCTGGGTCAGGAACCACTCGTTGCCGGCGAGCTTGGCGAGCTGCGGGTAGGCGGCGTTGTAGCCGAAGGAGTCCGGCAGCCAGACGCCCTTGGTCTCGATGCCGAAGTGCTCGATGAAGAAGCGCTTGCCGTGGATGAGCTGGCGGGCGAGCGCCTCGCCGCCGGGCAGGTTACCGTCGGCCTCGACCCACATGCCGCCGACCGGCGCCCACTGGCCCTTCTTCACGGACTCCTGGATACGGGCCCACACCTGCGGGTAGTTGTCGCGCACCCACTCGTACTGCTGGGCCTGCGAACAGGCGAAGATGAACTCCTCGTACTCGTCCGCGAGCGCGGTGACGTTCGAGAAGGTGCGGGACGTCTTGCGCTTGGTCTCACGGATCGGCCACAGCCAGGCGGAGTCGATGTGCGCGTGGCCGACGCCGGAGAGGGTGTGGGCGCTGGCGTGGGCGGGCTTGGCGAGGGCGGGGGCGAGTGCCGCGCGGACGTCCGTGGCCGAGCCGGAGATGTCGTCGAGGTCGAGAAGATCCAGTGCCCGGTCGAGTGCGTGCATGATCTCGTGGCGGCGGGGGTCGTGCTCCGCCAGCTCCAGCATCAGCTCGCGCAGCACCTCGATGTCCAGGGCGAGGTGCCAGACCTCTTCGTCGAGGACGGCGATGTCGGCGCGGCGGAAGGTGTAGAGCGGCTTGTCGCCGGCGGTCAGGACGTCGCCGAGCGGGGTCGGGCGCGCGAAGTCATTGGCGAGGATGTCCGGGTTGGAGGCCGCCTCGACGAGGTAGTCGATCTGCTCGCCGCCCGTCGCCGGGTTGCCGATCGGCACGTACTGGTTGAGCGGGTTGACGGCCTTGAGCGGGGTGCCGTCGGTCAGGTGGACGAGCGCCTCGGCCTGGTTGCCGGGCCAGTCGCCGGTGAAGCCGAGGTCGATGACGGCCTCGACGCGCTTGCCCGCCCACTCGGCCGGGACCTGCCCGCGCATACGGAACCAGGTCGTGCCCCACGGCGGACCCCAGGGGGTGTCCATCGTGAAGGGCTCGTACGAGGCGGCCGCGGCCTCCTCGAAGGGGACGGGTTCGCCCGGCGCCTGCCAGGCCTCCACGGCGAAGGGGACGGAAGCGGCGTAGACCGCGGGCTTGATGCGCTGGTCGTGGACGCGCTCTACGCGCTCCTCGATCCGGCGGCGTTCGTCGTGCATGAGAAGTCTCCAGGAAGGTGGAAAGCGCTTACTTAAGATACGCCAGGCCGGGGTGGACCGAGGTGTAGCCCTCGACCAGCCTGCGGGCCACGTTCACGGAGTCCACGAGCGGGTGCAGGGCGAAGGCCTTCACGGCCGTCGTACGGGAGCCGGACTCGGCCGCGGCCAGCACCTCACGCTCGACGGCCTTCACCGCGCAGACGAGACCCGTCGCATGGTCGGGCAGCGGGTCGACGGCGACGGGATGCGCGCCGTTCGCGTCGACCAGGCAGGGCACCTCGATGACGGCTTCCTCGTCGAGCACGCTCAGCGTGGAGCGGTTGCGGACGTTGAGGATCAGGGTGGTGCGCTCGTCGCGGGCGATGGCCCGCATCAGGGCGAGGGCCACCTTCTCGTAGCCGCCGGAGAGGTCGTCGGCGTCGCGTTCCCCGGCGCCGGCCGCGTCCCGGTTCTCCGCCATGTAGGTGGCCTCGCGCTCGGCGCGGGTGCGGTCCCAGGCGGTCAGCGCGGCGGCGTCCGGCGCCTTCATCTCGTCGTAGAAGTGCGCCTGCTGGTCGCGGAGGAAGGCGCCGCGCGTCTTGTCCGCCTCCTGGTAGGCGCGGACCGCTTCGCGGTTGAAGTAGTAGTAGTGCAGGTATTCGTTCGGAACGGCGCCCAGGGACTGGAGCCACTCCGGGCCGAAGAGCTTGCCCTCCTCGAAAGAGCCGAGCAGGTCGGGGTCGGCGAGCAGGCGCGGGAGTTCGTCGCGGCCCGCGACGCGCAGGCCGCGTACCCAGCCGAGGTGGTTGAGGCCGACATAGTCGATCCAGGCCTCGCGCGGGTCGGCGCCCAGGACCTTGGCGATACGGCGGCCGAGGCCGACCGGTGAGTCGCAGATGCCGATCACGCGGTCGCCGAGGTGGCGGGACATGGCCTCGGTGACCAGGCCCGCGGGGTTGGTGAAGTTGATGACCCAGGCTTCGGGGGCGAGCCGGGCGACGCGTTGCGCGATGTCGACGGCGACAGGCACCGTGCGCAGGCCGTAGGCGATGCCGCCCGCGCCGACCGTCTCCTGGCCGAGGACGCCCTGGTCCAGGGCTACCCGCTCGTCCGCCGCACGTCCTTCGAGGCCGCCGACGCGGATCGCGGAGAAGACGAAGTCGGCGCCGCGCAGGGCCTCGTCGAGGTCGGTGGTGACGGTCACCTCGGGCGCGTCCAGCACGCCCGCCGCCTGCTCGGCGAGGACCCGGGCCACGGCGGAGAGCCGTTCCGCGTCCAGGTCGTGCAGCACGACGTGGGTGACGCGGCCCTCGGCGCGGTCCCCGAGCAGTGCCCCGTACACGAGCGGGACGCGGAATCCGCCGCCGCCCAGAATGGTCAGCCTCACGCAACTACCACCTTTGCAGTTCGTGCAGGGACGCAGGTCACGCGGCGAGGAATCACGCCACGACCACCTGTACGCCCGCTTCTTCCAACGAGGACCGCGTCGCCGCGTCCACCGGCGCGTTCGTCACCACCACGTCGAGCTCCTCGGGGCCGCAGACCTTCGCCATGCCGGTGCCCGGGAACTTCGCCCGGTCGGCGAGCAGGACCACCCGCTCCCCGGCCTTGATCATGGCGCGCTTGACCGGTACCTCGACGACGGTGGTGTCCATGACCTGGCCGCCGGGGCGGATGCCGCTGGTGCCGAGGAAGAGCCAGTCGGCGTGCAGCTGGCGCAGATTGTCCTCGGTGAGGAAGCCGACCAGGGAGCGGTACTCGCGGCGGACCATGCCGCCGAGCAGCACCAGCTCGATGTCCTCGTCGTCCACCAGCTCCTCGTAGACCACCAGGTTGCTGGTGATCACGGTGATCCGGCGGCCGTGCAGCTGTCTGGCCAGCCGGTAGGCGGTGGTGCCGATGTCCAGGAGGACGGACTGGCCGTCCTGGACCATCGACGCGGCCTTCGCGGCTATGGCGTCCTTCTCGGGCACGCGGACCTCGGCGACCTCGGCGAAGGGCTGGTCGCCCTCGTCCGCGACCGCGCCGCCGTGCACCCGCGTGAGCAGGCCCTCCTCCTCCAGTTTCAAGAGGTCACGGCGGACCGTGGCCGGGCTCACACCCAGCTGTTCGGAGAGATCGGTCACGGCCGCGGGACCGCCGGAGCGCAGGGCCCGCAGGATGAGTTGATGTCGTCGTTCTGCCAGCACGGAATGAACAGTACTCGTCATTCCTCATCATTTCTATGCTCCGTTCTGCTCGACTCTTGCCAAATTGGCTCGATGCGCGCACGATCCTGTGCACCGCTTGCAGACTTTTGACGAGAGGATGCGCCCGTGGGCGACGAACGGCCCGATGTCCTGCTGACCGGGCTGCTCTTCTACGACCTCGTCCTGACCGGACTGGGCAGGCCGCCGACGCCGGGTGAGGAGATCTGGACCGACGGCATGGGCGTCAGCCCCGGCGGCATCGCCAACCTGGCCGTGGCGGCATCGCGTTTCGGCCTGCGCACCTCCCTCGCCACGGTCTTCGGCGACGACTCCTACGGCGCGTACTGCCACGGTGTCCTCGCCGGCCAGGAGGGTGTCGACCTCTCGCTCTCCCGTACCGCGGACGGCTGGCACACCCCGGTCACCGTCTCCCTGGCGTACGGCCACGACCGTGCCCTGGTCACCCACGGCCAGGAACCCCCGTACTCGCAGGACGAGCTCATGGGTGACCCGCCCCAGGCGCGCACGGCCCTCGTGCACATCGAGGCCGAGCCGCGCGGCTGGATCGCCAAGGCCGCCGCGAACGGCACACAGATCTACGCCGACGTCGGCTGGGACCCCACCCAGCAGTGGTCCCGCGACCTCCTCGACCAGC containing:
- a CDS encoding sulfotransferase family protein — its product is MRDPHMSAIGKGLRRRGRLMAEAVRPPRRTLDAVPSPRNPGTAGTPGTPGTPGTPETSAERLYVAPRAPRLVDSPVFVLSSVRSGSTLLRVLLNSHSQIRAPHEMHLRTVHVHLSRDFTADAMRALELDKDELEHALWDRLLHLELTRSGKRIIVDKTPPNTLVWPRLHRCWPGARYIVLLRHPGAVIDSLTNRRTDPDLDAIRAEVLDYSEKLEEARQNLDAHVITYEQLTADPEATTRGICDHLGVPWEPAMLDYGSQDHGTFRPQLGDWSDTIKSGRVQPARSADPTVELPPRLAELARVWGYPAV
- a CDS encoding alpha-mannosidase, yielding MHDERRRIEERVERVHDQRIKPAVYAASVPFAVEAWQAPGEPVPFEEAAAASYEPFTMDTPWGPPWGTTWFRMRGQVPAEWAGKRVEAVIDLGFTGDWPGNQAEALVHLTDGTPLKAVNPLNQYVPIGNPATGGEQIDYLVEAASNPDILANDFARPTPLGDVLTAGDKPLYTFRRADIAVLDEEVWHLALDIEVLRELMLELAEHDPRRHEIMHALDRALDLLDLDDISGSATDVRAALAPALAKPAHASAHTLSGVGHAHIDSAWLWPIRETKRKTSRTFSNVTALADEYEEFIFACSQAQQYEWVRDNYPQVWARIQESVKKGQWAPVGGMWVEADGNLPGGEALARQLIHGKRFFIEHFGIETKGVWLPDSFGYNAAYPQLAKLAGNEWFLTQKLSWNQTNKLPHHTFWWEGIDGTRIFTHFPPVDTYNARFSGVEMARAVKNYADKGRGTRSLAPFGWGDGGGGPTREIMERARRLADLEGSAKVVVEHPDAFFAAARAEYPDAPVWVGELYLELHRATYTSQARTKQGNRRSEHKLREAELWATTAALHAPGYTYPYEKLDRLWKTVLLHQFHDILPGSSIAWVHREAEAEYARVAEEVEALTAEAVAALGSGETRVFNTSPCDRAEVVRTSVGVPMYTEVPANGSALLGVAEPPQAVTVTGRVLENGLVRVELAEDGTLASVRDLKANREVLADKGNLLRLHTDLPNYWDAWDVDKHYKNRYTDLLDADSITVVDQDPLLGAIRVERSFGKGSKIVQTITVRAGSARIDVETDIDWHEAEKFLKAAFPVDIRAPHSSAEIQFGHVQRPTHTNTSWEAARFEVYGHRWVHIGEPGYGVAVINDSTYGHDVSRTVREDGGTTTTVRLSLVRAPRVPDPEADQGKHRFTYSLLPGATIEDAVAEGYALNLPLRVADSAGPVEPVVSVDGEGVTIEAVKLADDASGDVVVRLYESRGGRAEGTLLTGFPLAGAQVTDLLERPLAEAETDGNAVPVTLRPFEVQTLRLAVEKK
- a CDS encoding D-cysteine desulfhydrase family protein yields the protein MTTPSTDSTPPRALLGTWPTPLEPAPRLARALGLGPDDLWVKRDDLTGLGGGGNKVRKLEWTCGAALAEGATTLVTTGAPQSNHARLTAAAGARLGLRVVLVLAGEPGASASGNLALDGLFGAGVVWAGDSGERLASRAQEVVEELRGRGEVPALIPFGGSSALGARGYVECARELDDQVPDLATVVVALGSGGTMAGLVAHLGGSRVLGVHVGAVAEPARTVAELTSELSGKRCAPKELRVRLDRVGEGYGTLTEPVMSALTLAARTEGIVLDPIYTGRAMAGLAAAVEDGDITPGQRTVFLHTGGLPGLFGHPATLARAEAGLLGG
- a CDS encoding carbohydrate kinase family protein, coding for MGDERPDVLLTGLLFYDLVLTGLGRPPTPGEEIWTDGMGVSPGGIANLAVAASRFGLRTSLATVFGDDSYGAYCHGVLAGQEGVDLSLSRTADGWHTPVTVSLAYGHDRALVTHGQEPPYSQDELMGDPPQARTALVHIEAEPRGWIAKAAANGTQIYADVGWDPTQQWSRDLLDQLSLCHAFLPNEAEAMAYTRTDSAMGALGTLTELVPVAVVTRGGDGAVAVDQTTGEYADVPALDIDVLDATGAGDVFGASFVAASLGGWPLEERLRFAVLAAGLSVQRHGGALAAPGWYGVHRWWHSLEDPELRRAYGFLADRIPADPGPPVRYAPVTPH
- a CDS encoding ATP-grasp domain-containing protein is translated as MGSRVRVWLNRTYAENVFFMDQLRSNPQHRAVEIHATHGDADSPVLAAADVASMEPEGLSPRAYVEYALDHCARHSIDVFVPVLHQAAIVAQRAEFAALGTALLAPPAEAVAVFQDKVTAYEAVQTVGVPVPPWWRVRTEDELVTAVEALEAAGHKACFKPASGAGGVGFRVITRAPFSLNHLNGFPSPYVPLDLVVEALRAADQPVDWLVMPRLEQPEVSVDCLTGPDGRIRMAVGRTKNGRRRGFTLHPSWIEPARLLAEKFALHYLTNIQFRMYGDEPVLMDVNTRPAGGLHQLAQCGVNAPWAAVQLALGEETGEVVPPFLGQDYTVVSGPRPVRAVSLPHQRADTPAPALPAVPAQATEPAPGPVTEPEPAPATENASATAAIAPA
- a CDS encoding DeoR/GlpR family DNA-binding transcription regulator produces the protein MLAERRHQLILRALRSGGPAAVTDLSEQLGVSPATVRRDLLKLEEEGLLTRVHGGAVADEGDQPFAEVAEVRVPEKDAIAAKAASMVQDGQSVLLDIGTTAYRLARQLHGRRITVITSNLVVYEELVDDEDIELVLLGGMVRREYRSLVGFLTEDNLRQLHADWLFLGTSGIRPGGQVMDTTVVEVPVKRAMIKAGERVVLLADRAKFPGTGMAKVCGPEELDVVVTNAPVDAATRSSLEEAGVQVVVA
- a CDS encoding 6-phospho-beta-glucosidase, coding for MRLTILGGGGFRVPLVYGALLGDRAEGRVTHVVLHDLDAERLSAVARVLAEQAAGVLDAPEVTVTTDLDEALRGADFVFSAIRVGGLEGRAADERVALDQGVLGQETVGAGGIAYGLRTVPVAVDIAQRVARLAPEAWVINFTNPAGLVTEAMSRHLGDRVIGICDSPVGLGRRIAKVLGADPREAWIDYVGLNHLGWVRGLRVAGRDELPRLLADPDLLGSFEEGKLFGPEWLQSLGAVPNEYLHYYYFNREAVRAYQEADKTRGAFLRDQQAHFYDEMKAPDAAALTAWDRTRAEREATYMAENRDAAGAGERDADDLSGGYEKVALALMRAIARDERTTLILNVRNRSTLSVLDEEAVIEVPCLVDANGAHPVAVDPLPDHATGLVCAVKAVEREVLAAAESGSRTTAVKAFALHPLVDSVNVARRLVEGYTSVHPGLAYLK
- a CDS encoding carbohydrate binding domain-containing protein, coding for MRITYLRRSRHRFLALLGTAALALAGAVALPGTAQAANILTNPGFESGSLSPWTCTGNLGSVVSSPVHGGSKALAGAVSSSDNAQCSQTVAVQPNTAYTLSGWVRGSYVYLGVDGGASNWTTSPSAYSQLSVSFTTGASQTSAKIYVHGWYAQGTYYADDISLDGPGGSSDTQAPTTPTNLTSTGKTSSSVSLSWGASSDNVGVSAYDIYSGSNQVLSVSGTSATVSGLSASTAYTFTVKARDAAGNTSAASNSVSVTTDAGSGGGTGFKQAAPYLYEGWGDPPSPTTVMSATGIKWFTMAFMLDSGGCTPAWDGSRALTGGVDQTAINQIRSAGGDIVPSFGGWQGSKLGANCSSASALAGALQKVIDAYGLKAIDMDIENTDEFENEAVQAKILTALKTVKANNPGLKTIVTFGTSTTGPTYYGNRLIEQAQSLNAGIDVFTIMPFDFGGGSDMYGNTVNAAEGLKTKLKSTFGWDDATAYSHIGISGMNGLSDQQENTTPAIWTSIRDWSNSHHIARLAFWSVNRDRPCPGGGVVSNCSGISQNNWQFTSINAGFTG